The following proteins are encoded in a genomic region of Methanoculleus bourgensis MS2:
- a CDS encoding nucleoside 2-deoxyribosyltransferase — MYVLVAPCIENPAYRARGITTDEDIGHFHRAVERCRRFSIEMVPLPCPETIYLGADRPPGSFLERLATPGFAALLDRLEEEVRATIRERQEPPLAIIGVDSSPACGVNTAYYSSEKRSGRGAFLARFPDIRAVDVKDFARYRIYLAAPLFSEAEQAYNLALHDLLERHLFDVYLPQDVGDTSHTRSRDEHATIFTQHLRALQDADIVVAVIDGADADSGTSWEMGYAYALGKQVVALRTDFRIAGHHERVNLMLEESAAVVTAKEDLPAALGSLLA, encoded by the coding sequence ATGTACGTGCTCGTCGCTCCCTGCATCGAAAATCCCGCGTACCGTGCCCGGGGGATAACGACTGACGAGGATATCGGCCATTTTCACCGGGCAGTCGAGCGCTGCCGCCGCTTCTCCATCGAGATGGTCCCGCTCCCCTGCCCGGAGACGATCTATCTCGGGGCCGACCGGCCGCCGGGCTCGTTCCTCGAGCGGCTCGCGACGCCCGGGTTTGCGGCGCTCCTCGACCGGCTCGAAGAGGAGGTCCGCGCCACGATCAGGGAACGGCAGGAGCCGCCGCTTGCGATCATCGGGGTGGACTCTTCTCCCGCCTGCGGGGTGAATACCGCCTACTACTCGTCAGAGAAACGGTCCGGGCGCGGAGCGTTCCTTGCCCGGTTCCCAGATATTCGTGCGGTCGACGTGAAGGACTTCGCCCGGTACCGCATCTATCTTGCCGCCCCGCTCTTCTCCGAGGCGGAGCAGGCCTACAACCTCGCTCTCCACGACCTCCTCGAGCGGCACCTCTTCGATGTCTACCTCCCCCAGGACGTGGGGGATACGAGCCACACCCGCTCCCGGGACGAGCATGCGACCATATTCACGCAGCACCTCCGGGCGCTCCAGGATGCCGATATCGTGGTGGCGGTCATCGACGGTGCGGACGCCGATTCGGGGACGTCCTGGGAGATGGGGTATGCCTACGCTCTCGGTAAACAGGTGGTCGCGCTCAGGACCGATTTCCGGATCGCCGGGCACCACGAGCGGGTCAACCTGATGCTCGAGGAGTCTGCGGCGGTGGTCACGGCGAAGGAGGACCTCCCCGCGGCGCTCGGGTCGCTGCTGGCCTGA
- a CDS encoding DUF367 family protein: protein MIPLYAYRDNTCDPRKCTVKKLAQRGLATIVTSIARIPRSTLLLDPTAEQAVSPADRHLPSITALDCSWEVLDTGAVSSWRNRRALPFLVAANPVNFGRPFRLTSVEAMAATLYILGEKEQARTILTPFRWGLRFLEVNAEPLEDYAQAKDSSEVVAIQALYM from the coding sequence ATGATACCGCTCTACGCCTATCGGGACAACACCTGCGACCCCCGGAAGTGCACGGTGAAGAAACTGGCACAGCGCGGCCTTGCCACCATCGTCACCTCCATCGCAAGGATTCCTCGCTCGACCCTCCTCCTCGACCCGACCGCAGAGCAGGCGGTCTCCCCCGCCGACCGGCACCTCCCCTCGATAACGGCGCTCGATTGCTCCTGGGAGGTGCTCGACACCGGGGCCGTCTCCTCCTGGCGCAACCGCCGGGCGCTTCCATTCCTCGTGGCCGCAAACCCGGTGAACTTCGGCCGGCCGTTCCGGCTGACGTCGGTGGAGGCGATGGCCGCGACGCTCTACATCCTCGGGGAGAAGGAACAGGCCCGGACGATCCTTACCCCGTTTCGGTGGGGGCTTCGGTTCCTGGAGGTGAACGCCGAGCCCCTGGAAGACTACGCGCAGGCAAAGGACAGCAGCGAGGTCGTCGCTATCCAGGCGCTCTATATGTAG
- a CDS encoding FeoA family protein encodes MEETLLDLEPGVRGTVARFAGTPGFVRKLRTIGIREGKTLVVVAKHPLGGPVVVEVDGREVTLGRGMARRVIVDVAT; translated from the coding sequence ATGGAGGAGACGCTGCTTGACCTGGAACCGGGCGTACGGGGGACTGTCGCCCGGTTTGCCGGAACCCCCGGCTTTGTGCGGAAACTTCGGACCATTGGTATCAGGGAGGGCAAGACCCTTGTCGTCGTCGCCAAGCACCCCCTCGGTGGCCCGGTGGTGGTCGAGGTCGACGGCCGGGAAGTGACGCTCGGTCGGGGGATGGCCCGAAGGGTCATCGTGGATGTGGCCACATGA
- a CDS encoding DUF72 domain-containing protein, with product MEVHVGTSGWAYAWNRGGSLAWFAEHSGLDAIELNASFYGFPSERTVRSWVDAGSELRWSVKVNRSVTHRHRFNEKAVGVWERFRERFLPLDDLIDFYLFQAPPAFGDVDRILAFAGATGLGERCTVEIRNPVVLGDDEACRRLQEAVVLVSVDSPDFRERVFLGDAVYLRMHGREDWYRHDYTDAELAGVRDKIAAIGPERAYIFFNNNHAMLDNARMMLRLFGRDRPGLAVR from the coding sequence ATGGAGGTCCATGTCGGCACGAGCGGCTGGGCGTATGCGTGGAACCGGGGAGGCAGCCTCGCGTGGTTCGCGGAACACTCCGGTCTCGACGCCATCGAACTGAACGCAAGTTTTTACGGGTTCCCGTCAGAGAGAACCGTCCGTTCGTGGGTTGATGCGGGGTCAGAGCTGCGGTGGAGCGTCAAGGTGAACCGGTCGGTCACCCACCGGCACCGGTTCAACGAGAAGGCGGTGGGCGTCTGGGAGCGGTTTCGCGAGAGGTTTCTCCCTCTCGACGACCTCATTGATTTCTACCTCTTCCAGGCCCCGCCTGCGTTCGGGGACGTCGACCGCATCCTCGCATTCGCAGGGGCAACAGGGCTTGGAGAGCGGTGTACGGTGGAGATCCGCAACCCCGTCGTGCTCGGTGACGATGAAGCGTGCCGCAGGCTCCAGGAGGCAGTCGTCCTGGTCTCGGTCGATTCCCCGGACTTCCGGGAACGAGTCTTCCTGGGCGACGCCGTCTACCTCAGGATGCATGGGCGGGAGGACTGGTACCGGCACGACTACACCGACGCCGAACTCGCGGGCGTCAGGGATAAGATTGCCGCCATCGGCCCGGAGCGGGCGTATATCTTCTTCAACAACAACCATGCCATGCTCGATAACGCCAGGATGATGCTGCGCCTCTTCGGGCGGGACCGCCCCGGCCTCGCGGTGCGGTGA
- a CDS encoding ferrous iron transporter B translates to MKTVVLMGNPNVGKSGIFSRLTGTQVITSNYPGTTVDVSRGAMRLPDTPAEVIDAPGTYSLTPTNPAEEVAAGILAQADVVINVVDATNLERNLYLTLEILERGIPAAVALNLWDEAGHQGITIDVASLERLLGVPVVPTVGLSGQGIRELVDRLGEARPSATVRPMSEEERWAAVGRITGAVQTIAHRHHTLRDRIAEASIRPVSGLFIAFAVIAVAFMAVRVIGEGLISFIFEPLFDLYTPVAMRISDLLGPGILHEILIGHLFDGEIDYVQSMGLLTTGLFVPFAMILPYIVAFYLVLSILEDTGYLPRLATLADTFFHRLGMHGYGIVPVFLGFGCNVPGALATRVLETKKQRFIAATLMSLAVPCMAQIAMVFGVLGPFGMRYIALVFATLALVYVTAGLILNRVVPGECPEIFLEIPPYRMPDLRATATKTWMRVRGFIGEAIPYLFLGILLVNLLYAVGFLDWLAAVFAPLMEVWLGLPAEATAALLVGFLRKDLAVGMLVPLGMTPEQLVIAVTMLSVYFPCVATFVVLLKELGVRGMTAAAGVMVTTALLVGGALRVVLIGF, encoded by the coding sequence ATGAAGACCGTCGTCCTGATGGGCAACCCGAACGTCGGAAAGAGCGGGATCTTCTCCCGTCTGACCGGCACCCAGGTCATCACCTCAAACTACCCCGGGACCACCGTCGACGTCTCCCGCGGGGCGATGCGCCTTCCGGATACGCCGGCCGAGGTGATCGACGCACCCGGCACCTACTCCCTCACCCCCACAAACCCGGCAGAAGAGGTCGCCGCCGGGATCCTCGCGCAGGCGGATGTCGTCATCAACGTCGTCGACGCGACGAACCTTGAGAGGAACCTCTACCTGACCCTCGAGATCCTGGAGCGCGGGATCCCGGCTGCCGTCGCGCTCAACCTCTGGGACGAGGCAGGCCACCAGGGAATCACGATCGACGTCGCCAGCCTCGAGCGCCTCCTCGGCGTGCCGGTCGTCCCGACCGTGGGTCTCTCCGGGCAGGGGATACGGGAACTCGTGGACCGGCTCGGCGAAGCCCGCCCCTCGGCGACGGTCCGGCCCATGAGCGAGGAGGAACGATGGGCGGCGGTCGGCCGGATCACGGGCGCGGTGCAGACGATCGCTCACCGCCACCACACCCTCCGCGACCGGATCGCGGAGGCGAGTATCAGGCCGGTGAGCGGCCTATTCATTGCTTTTGCGGTCATCGCCGTCGCGTTCATGGCGGTCAGGGTGATCGGGGAGGGGCTCATATCGTTCATCTTTGAACCGCTCTTCGACCTCTACACCCCGGTTGCCATGAGGATCAGCGATCTTCTTGGGCCGGGGATCCTGCACGAGATCCTGATCGGGCACCTCTTCGACGGCGAGATCGACTACGTCCAATCGATGGGCCTCCTCACGACAGGGCTCTTCGTCCCGTTTGCGATGATCCTCCCCTACATCGTGGCCTTCTACCTCGTCCTCTCGATCCTCGAGGATACCGGCTACCTCCCAAGGCTTGCGACGCTGGCCGACACCTTCTTCCACCGGCTCGGGATGCACGGATACGGGATCGTCCCGGTCTTCCTCGGGTTTGGGTGCAACGTGCCGGGGGCGCTTGCCACCAGGGTGCTCGAGACGAAGAAGCAGCGGTTCATCGCCGCCACCCTCATGTCGCTTGCGGTCCCGTGCATGGCCCAGATCGCGATGGTCTTTGGGGTGCTCGGGCCGTTTGGGATGCGCTACATTGCGCTGGTCTTTGCAACCCTCGCGCTCGTCTATGTCACCGCGGGGCTGATCCTGAACCGGGTGGTGCCCGGGGAGTGCCCCGAGATATTCCTCGAGATCCCGCCCTACCGGATGCCTGACCTCCGGGCCACCGCCACGAAGACCTGGATGCGGGTGCGGGGGTTCATCGGCGAGGCGATACCCTACCTCTTCCTCGGTATCCTGCTCGTGAACCTGCTCTACGCGGTCGGGTTCCTTGACTGGCTGGCGGCTGTCTTCGCTCCGCTGATGGAGGTCTGGCTCGGGCTCCCGGCCGAGGCCACCGCCGCCCTCCTGGTCGGGTTCCTCAGGAAAGACCTGGCGGTGGGGATGCTGGTGCCGCTTGGGATGACACCGGAGCAGCTCGTCATCGCGGTGACGATGCTCTCGGTCTACTTCCCCTGCGTGGCGACGTTCGTGGTCCTCCTCAAGGAGCTCGGGGTGCGGGGGATGACCGCAGCCGCGGGCGTCATGGTGACGACGGCGCTCCTGGTCGGGGGTGCGCTCAGGGTGGTCCTGATCGGGTTTTAG
- a CDS encoding ROK family protein, producing the protein MTAAIAVDLGGTNLRAALVDSDATILVHTATRTPTTGPSGQVITAAIIARIEALLETTEGREVTAIGVASAGPLDLGRGWVTNSPNIAFPVVEITGPLSEQFGLPVALINDARAGILGECWAGAARGSEDAVYVTLSTGIGGGVVANGHLLLGMSGNAGEIGHILVDTRYNLTCGCGYRGHWEGYASAKYVPRFFAAWREEVDVRRVAFDATSTRAIFEAARAGDPVALAFMDALGQVNARGISTIIVAYNPEVIVLDGPLARYYGEIVIGHAEPYIDRFLTLPRIVVSDLAGRAPLLGAAAYALKRTGAGP; encoded by the coding sequence ATGACTGCCGCGATTGCCGTTGACCTCGGCGGGACCAACCTCCGCGCCGCCCTGGTCGATTCAGATGCAACCATCCTGGTCCATACCGCCACCAGAACCCCGACCACCGGGCCTTCCGGGCAGGTGATCACCGCCGCGATCATAGCAAGGATCGAGGCGCTCCTCGAGACCACGGAGGGAAGAGAGGTCACGGCCATCGGCGTCGCATCGGCAGGGCCGCTCGACCTCGGCCGCGGATGGGTCACGAACTCCCCGAACATCGCGTTTCCGGTCGTGGAGATCACCGGTCCGCTCAGCGAGCAGTTCGGGCTCCCGGTCGCCCTGATCAACGACGCCAGGGCCGGCATTCTCGGCGAGTGCTGGGCTGGCGCAGCCCGCGGCTCAGAGGACGCGGTCTACGTCACCCTCTCCACCGGCATCGGCGGCGGTGTGGTGGCAAACGGCCACCTCCTGCTCGGGATGAGCGGGAACGCCGGCGAGATCGGGCATATCCTCGTCGATACCCGCTACAACCTCACCTGCGGGTGCGGCTACCGGGGCCATTGGGAAGGCTACGCCTCGGCAAAGTACGTCCCCCGGTTCTTTGCGGCGTGGCGGGAGGAGGTCGATGTCCGCCGGGTAGCCTTCGACGCAACCTCCACCCGCGCGATATTTGAGGCGGCCCGGGCCGGGGACCCGGTCGCCCTCGCGTTCATGGATGCGCTCGGGCAGGTGAACGCCCGCGGGATATCGACCATCATCGTCGCCTACAATCCAGAGGTGATCGTGCTCGACGGACCGCTCGCCCGCTACTACGGGGAGATCGTGATCGGGCACGCAGAGCCCTATATCGACCGCTTCCTCACCCTCCCCCGGATCGTCGTCTCAGACCTCGCAGGAAGGGCGCCGCTCCTGGGTGCGGCTGCCTACGCGCTGAAGAGGACAGGAGCAGGACCATGA
- a CDS encoding LemA family protein, with the protein MVDILSLVLIVVVVLVAIGIVAAFIGIYNRFFSLKNSAEATLGQVKVAMKKRLDMIEQLLGAVKSYAAFEKETLTGVTAMRARIGSAGPGDLNDLERESRSVLGRLLAVAENYPDLKTSRTVQDLMGAVKGVEDEIARQRYTYNNIAQQYNTMTDTIPSNLVAGAMGFTKLQYLEFGEEIERVPTIAF; encoded by the coding sequence GTGGTGGACATCCTCTCCCTTGTCCTTATCGTCGTCGTGGTGCTGGTCGCAATTGGCATCGTGGCGGCGTTCATCGGCATCTATAACCGGTTTTTCTCGCTCAAAAACTCTGCCGAAGCGACGCTTGGGCAGGTGAAGGTCGCGATGAAGAAGCGGCTGGACATGATCGAGCAGCTCCTCGGCGCGGTGAAGAGCTATGCGGCCTTCGAGAAGGAGACCCTGACCGGGGTGACCGCGATGCGGGCCCGTATCGGCAGCGCCGGCCCGGGTGACTTAAACGACCTCGAACGCGAATCCCGGTCGGTCCTCGGGCGCCTCCTCGCGGTAGCCGAGAACTACCCCGACCTTAAGACCTCCCGGACGGTGCAGGACCTGATGGGCGCGGTCAAGGGGGTCGAGGACGAGATCGCCAGGCAGCGCTACACCTACAATAACATCGCCCAGCAGTACAACACCATGACCGATACGATCCCCTCGAACCTGGTCGCCGGCGCCATGGGATTTACGAAACTGCAGTACCTGGAGTTTGGTGAGGAGATCGAACGGGTTCCGACGATAGCGTTCTGA
- a CDS encoding metal-dependent transcriptional regulator translates to MRRKTKEEYIEIICLLEREQGRAQTGMIAEAIDVKPPSVTEMLRKLEEKGLIIYEPYAGATLTPAGLEMARDLRQRHRTFADLLGLLGVDAGTAEADACQFEHHVSPETLEHLGLFLEFLRESPEGRQSLEDFREFRRRRG, encoded by the coding sequence ATGCGCAGGAAGACAAAAGAAGAGTACATCGAGATCATATGCCTGCTTGAGAGGGAGCAGGGACGTGCCCAGACCGGTATGATTGCGGAGGCGATCGACGTAAAACCGCCTTCGGTCACTGAGATGCTCAGGAAACTGGAGGAGAAGGGGCTCATTATCTATGAGCCGTACGCGGGCGCGACGCTGACCCCGGCCGGCCTGGAGATGGCCAGAGACCTCCGGCAGCGGCACAGGACGTTTGCGGACCTGCTCGGACTCCTCGGCGTCGATGCCGGGACCGCCGAGGCCGACGCCTGCCAGTTTGAGCATCACGTGAGTCCGGAGACGCTGGAGCACCTCGGGCTCTTCCTTGAGTTCCTCAGGGAGAGCCCAGAAGGCCGGCAAAGTCTTGAGGACTTCAGGGAGTTCCGGAGGCGGCGGGGGTGA
- a CDS encoding YigZ family protein gives MTAESLGAAKLEVRRSRFYAHLYRVDGPEDFAQVLAGHRKTYRKATHHCAALRCGSDEEFRNDGEVGRPGRVLIQVLRKHGLDSHMLVVSRIFGGILLGPGNVARAFRDAGEGAVREAGATR, from the coding sequence ATGACCGCCGAATCCCTCGGGGCCGCGAAGCTCGAGGTCAGGCGGTCCCGGTTCTACGCGCACCTCTACAGGGTCGACGGGCCAGAAGACTTTGCGCAGGTCCTCGCCGGACACCGGAAGACCTACCGGAAGGCCACCCACCACTGTGCCGCCCTCCGTTGCGGCTCAGATGAAGAGTTCCGGAACGACGGCGAGGTCGGCAGGCCGGGGAGGGTGCTCATCCAGGTACTCCGGAAGCACGGCCTCGATAGCCACATGCTCGTCGTCTCCCGGATCTTCGGCGGGATCCTCCTCGGCCCCGGGAACGTCGCCCGCGCGTTCCGTGACGCAGGCGAGGGCGCGGTCCGCGAAGCAGGGGCTACCCGGTGA
- a CDS encoding SAM-dependent methyltransferase, whose protein sequence is MDIAELISISQGTLAIMNPTTPEKVIAAGRAAGLREGNRVVETGCGNGTILALWGREYRISGVGIEAREDACRRAEQTFREAGLDDRITVRCMDAREYVPDEPFDCAASIGASHIQGGFAATLDALMGLVTDEGSIIIGDRCWRSDRTPPEFAREWPDVLTGYEILSTVREAGFDVAAVIPSDGNDWDRYESGIWQALLSWLGNNPCHPDRDFIIDYLHRLQDEYFGYGRDYMDWAMYVLVPGFW, encoded by the coding sequence ATGGACATCGCCGAACTCATCAGCATATCACAGGGGACACTTGCGATCATGAACCCGACCACGCCGGAGAAGGTGATCGCCGCCGGCCGGGCGGCCGGACTCCGTGAGGGGAACCGCGTTGTGGAGACCGGGTGCGGGAACGGCACGATCCTCGCGCTCTGGGGGCGCGAGTACAGGATATCCGGCGTCGGCATCGAGGCCCGGGAGGATGCCTGCAGGCGGGCCGAGCAGACGTTCAGGGAGGCGGGGCTCGACGACCGGATCACGGTCCGGTGCATGGACGCCCGGGAGTACGTCCCCGATGAGCCGTTCGACTGCGCTGCCTCGATCGGCGCGTCCCACATCCAGGGTGGTTTCGCGGCGACGCTCGACGCCCTGATGGGGCTCGTCACCGATGAGGGATCCATCATCATCGGCGACCGCTGCTGGCGGTCAGACCGCACCCCGCCCGAGTTCGCCCGCGAATGGCCCGACGTCCTGACCGGGTACGAGATCCTCAGCACCGTGCGGGAGGCCGGGTTTGATGTCGCCGCCGTCATCCCGTCGGACGGGAACGACTGGGATCGCTACGAGTCCGGGATCTGGCAGGCTCTCCTCTCCTGGCTTGGCAATAACCCCTGCCACCCCGACCGCGACTTCATCATCGACTACCTCCACCGCCTCCAGGACGAGTACTTCGGCTACGGCCGCGATTACATGGACTGGGCGATGTACGTCCTGGTGCCCGGGTTCTGGTGA
- a CDS encoding dual specificity protein phosphatase family protein: MIEIYPNLYIGTQEDYELAVEAHETWCVVHACQSPYHCLAVTYSPVGTVPEDHPERYVARRGNRLMLNLIDSKDPADVPKEAIDAALTFIHRCLGKGRPVLVHCGFGISRSAAIGLLYLAAYTDALPPGSLAGAEAAYRRIYPPYRPSRGMRGFLEAHWDDYARKRVPA, from the coding sequence ATGATCGAGATCTACCCGAACCTCTATATCGGAACACAGGAGGACTACGAACTCGCGGTAGAGGCCCACGAGACCTGGTGCGTGGTGCATGCCTGCCAGAGCCCCTACCACTGCCTGGCAGTCACCTACTCGCCCGTCGGCACGGTCCCGGAGGACCACCCGGAACGCTATGTCGCCCGGCGGGGGAACCGGCTGATGCTCAACCTGATCGATTCAAAGGACCCCGCCGACGTCCCGAAGGAGGCGATCGATGCGGCCCTGACGTTCATCCACCGGTGCCTCGGGAAGGGCAGGCCGGTGCTGGTCCACTGCGGTTTTGGCATCTCCCGGTCAGCCGCGATCGGGCTCCTCTACCTCGCGGCATACACCGACGCCCTGCCGCCCGGGAGCCTTGCCGGTGCCGAGGCGGCTTACCGCCGAATATACCCGCCCTACAGGCCCAGCCGGGGGATGCGGGGATTCCTGGAGGCTCACTGGGACGATTACGCACGGAAGCGGGTGCCGGCATGA
- a CDS encoding PAS domain S-box protein — MEPNTDALSPLLRVLKEHPRGMSVSDLAAAVGVNRNTVSRYLDVLLVSGRVEMETYGKAKVFYLSQRVPISAMLNFSSDLVLVLDRDRRIIQANDAVCAFAGVERDNIIGKSVEESQLAAFDHPLIQGRITDALNGSEVVEELRFLRHAEELFFKVKFLPTVFNDGTPGVTIILEDITEGRRAEEALRESETLFRSLVENINDLILNVDETCAFTYVSPKSREILGYAPGEMLGKTPCDFMAPGKAERVRAQLAALLADPKPRILFEWTMLHHDGSSVTLEVSGTPIYDMIGSFTGYRVVCRDITERVRATKLLAQWKSFLYSVVNNIPSMVFVRGVEGETFVFSNQAAETFLGMTKEEIAGKQAKDLFPPEMAAFFADGNQEVLERSAVREEQVRLPDGRILSMKKIPIFNSRGMLKYMLGIAEDVTNRAAAEDRLVAERDRAQGYLNAAGVMIAVIEADGTINLVNQRGYEILGYTGEDLTGKNWFSTIVPERLRDRLTRNFARLVAGEIEPPPYEKGPVVTRDGRERQILWHNALLRDTDGKVVAMVSSGEEVTE; from the coding sequence ATGGAGCCCAACACCGACGCACTCTCTCCCCTGCTTCGAGTCTTAAAAGAGCATCCACGGGGCATGTCGGTCTCTGATCTTGCTGCCGCCGTCGGAGTGAACCGGAACACCGTCTCCCGGTACCTCGACGTCCTCCTCGTATCAGGCCGGGTGGAGATGGAGACCTACGGGAAGGCCAAGGTCTTCTACCTCTCGCAGAGGGTTCCCATCTCAGCCATGCTCAACTTCTCATCAGACCTGGTGCTGGTGCTTGACCGCGACCGCCGGATCATCCAGGCAAACGATGCGGTCTGCGCGTTTGCGGGAGTAGAGCGGGACAATATCATAGGGAAGAGTGTCGAGGAGTCACAGCTGGCCGCGTTCGATCATCCGTTGATACAGGGCCGGATCACCGACGCGCTCAACGGCAGTGAGGTCGTGGAAGAGCTCCGGTTCCTGCGGCACGCTGAGGAACTCTTCTTCAAGGTCAAGTTCCTCCCCACCGTCTTCAACGACGGGACACCGGGGGTCACCATCATTCTCGAGGATATCACCGAGGGGCGACGGGCGGAGGAAGCCCTGCGCGAGAGCGAGACGCTCTTCCGGAGCCTTGTCGAGAACATCAACGACCTCATCCTGAACGTGGACGAGACCTGCGCGTTCACCTACGTGAGCCCGAAGAGCCGGGAGATCCTTGGTTACGCACCCGGCGAGATGCTCGGGAAGACCCCCTGCGACTTCATGGCCCCCGGAAAGGCGGAACGCGTCAGGGCGCAACTGGCCGCACTCCTTGCCGACCCAAAACCCAGGATCCTCTTTGAGTGGACGATGCTCCACCATGACGGTAGCTCCGTCACCCTCGAGGTGAGCGGGACGCCAATCTATGACATGATCGGCAGTTTCACCGGTTACCGGGTGGTCTGCCGTGACATCACCGAACGGGTGCGTGCCACGAAGCTGCTGGCCCAGTGGAAATCGTTCCTCTACTCGGTGGTCAACAACATCCCGAGCATGGTCTTCGTCAGGGGGGTTGAGGGGGAGACGTTTGTCTTCTCAAACCAGGCCGCCGAGACCTTCCTTGGGATGACAAAGGAGGAGATAGCCGGGAAGCAGGCCAAAGACCTCTTCCCGCCCGAGATGGCGGCGTTCTTCGCCGATGGAAACCAGGAGGTGCTGGAGCGGTCAGCCGTCCGGGAAGAGCAGGTCCGCCTCCCGGACGGGCGGATCCTCTCCATGAAGAAGATCCCGATCTTCAACTCCCGGGGCATGCTGAAGTACATGCTCGGGATCGCCGAGGACGTCACCAACCGCGCCGCCGCCGAGGACCGCCTGGTTGCCGAGCGTGACCGGGCGCAGGGCTACCTGAACGCTGCCGGCGTGATGATCGCGGTGATCGAAGCGGACGGCACCATCAACCTGGTAAACCAGAGAGGGTATGAGATCCTGGGGTATACCGGGGAAGACCTTACCGGGAAAAACTGGTTCTCGACGATCGTCCCGGAGCGCCTCCGCGACCGGCTCACCCGGAACTTCGCCCGCCTGGTTGCCGGGGAGATCGAGCCGCCTCCCTACGAGAAGGGGCCGGTCGTCACCCGGGACGGCCGGGAGCGGCAGATCCTCTGGCACAATGCCCTCCTGCGCGACACGGACGGGAAGGTCGTGGCGATGGTGAGCTCCGGGGAGGAGGTCACGGAGTAA